From a single Bacillus pumilus genomic region:
- a CDS encoding transcriptional regulator GutM, whose protein sequence is MEKLAIVLCIVLVVQYGLSFIQIKYYRKSMDSLIDDYRGKHGYHLFSGMERRKVGPGAIALIIVDESYIIQKCHVLGGVSILSKFKEVPSYEGKHVGAVLDEHHMMKQTLKKRKKGPAVMQALSMAAEQALVSISKKNITNVN, encoded by the coding sequence GTGGAAAAATTAGCTATCGTACTTTGTATCGTTCTCGTTGTGCAGTATGGGTTATCTTTTATTCAAATTAAGTACTACCGAAAGAGCATGGATTCACTTATTGATGATTACAGAGGGAAGCATGGCTATCACTTATTTTCGGGAATGGAGCGGCGCAAAGTGGGCCCTGGAGCCATTGCGCTCATCATTGTGGATGAATCGTATATCATTCAAAAATGCCATGTGCTTGGCGGTGTGTCGATTTTATCTAAATTTAAAGAAGTTCCTTCATATGAAGGAAAGCATGTCGGTGCAGTGCTAGACGAGCATCATATGATGAAGCAGACGCTAAAAAAACGCAAAAAGGGGCCAGCTGTCATGCAAGCACTTTCCATGGCGGCTGAACAAGCACTTGTCTCGATTTCGAAAAAAAATATAACAAATGTGAACTAA
- the srlA gene encoding PTS glucitol/sorbitol transporter subunit IIC, translated as MEWIQWFGEHFIGMFEAGGKQFMGLVTGIVPTLVVLLTFTYAVMKFIGEERVNRAIQFAAKYTILRYTLMPILSVLILTNPMAYTFGRFLPEKQKPAFYDSAVSFVHPVTSLFPYANAGELFVYLGIANGIKEAGYSMSELAVRYFLVGIVVILLRGIITEWITKYLAGKMKANSQ; from the coding sequence ATGGAATGGATTCAATGGTTTGGAGAACACTTTATCGGAATGTTTGAAGCCGGCGGAAAGCAATTCATGGGTCTTGTTACAGGTATCGTTCCAACGCTTGTTGTGTTACTTACTTTCACTTATGCTGTCATGAAGTTTATTGGAGAAGAACGAGTGAATAGAGCGATTCAGTTTGCAGCGAAATATACCATTTTGCGCTACACGTTAATGCCGATCTTATCCGTTCTTATTTTGACAAACCCAATGGCTTATACGTTTGGCCGCTTCTTACCCGAAAAACAAAAACCAGCATTCTATGATTCAGCTGTTTCATTTGTTCATCCGGTGACATCACTGTTCCCGTATGCCAACGCAGGAGAACTATTTGTCTACTTAGGGATTGCGAACGGGATTAAAGAAGCTGGGTACTCCATGTCAGAACTGGCTGTTCGTTACTTCTTAGTCGGGATCGTCGTCATTTTACTTCGCGGAATCATTACTGAATGGATCACAAAATACTTAGCAGGAAAAATGAAAGCGAATTCACAATAG
- the srlE gene encoding PTS glucitol/sorbitol transporter subunit IIB, whose amino-acid sequence MTNHKVFVAKGAGGWGKGLELEPTGKRRKVVSITGGGIHPVARKIAEMTGTEACDGFKNSIPEDEMMCVVIDCGGTARIGLYPMKRIPTVDVLASSPSGPLAKHITEDIFVSGVTEKDISFAEASDGEETVEGQESSGPIDKENFKETYSKLKEENIERQEKGNFLMRFSRGIGKVTGTFYQAGRDSVDMLLKNIIPFMAFVSMLIGIINYTKIGDLIAHFLSPLAGSLWGLLLLVVVCTLPFLSPVLGPGAVIAQVIGVLIGSQIALGNIPPQFALPALFAINGQVGCDFIPVGLSLGEAKPETVQYGVPAVLYSRLITGVLSVVIAYVASFGMY is encoded by the coding sequence ATGACAAACCACAAAGTATTTGTTGCAAAAGGCGCTGGTGGATGGGGGAAAGGCTTGGAGCTTGAACCAACTGGTAAAAGAAGAAAGGTTGTTTCCATTACAGGGGGAGGCATTCACCCAGTTGCACGTAAAATTGCAGAAATGACAGGGACAGAAGCATGTGACGGCTTTAAAAACTCGATACCAGAAGATGAAATGATGTGTGTTGTCATTGACTGCGGAGGAACGGCGCGAATCGGACTTTATCCAATGAAACGCATTCCAACTGTCGATGTGTTGGCATCCTCTCCTTCTGGACCGCTTGCAAAACATATTACAGAGGATATCTTCGTATCAGGCGTCACAGAAAAAGATATTTCCTTTGCGGAAGCGTCTGATGGTGAAGAGACTGTAGAAGGTCAAGAAAGTAGTGGGCCAATTGACAAAGAGAATTTTAAAGAAACGTATTCAAAACTGAAAGAAGAAAATATCGAGCGTCAGGAAAAAGGGAATTTCCTGATGAGGTTCTCAAGAGGAATCGGGAAAGTCACCGGTACGTTCTATCAGGCAGGCCGTGATTCCGTTGATATGCTTTTGAAAAACATTATTCCATTCATGGCATTTGTCAGTATGTTAATTGGAATTATCAATTATACAAAAATTGGTGACTTGATTGCTCATTTTCTATCACCACTGGCTGGATCTTTATGGGGGCTCTTACTGCTTGTTGTCGTCTGTACACTGCCGTTCCTATCGCCAGTCTTAGGACCTGGGGCAGTCATTGCACAAGTCATCGGTGTACTTATTGGTAGTCAAATTGCACTAGGAAACATTCCGCCTCAATTTGCTCTTCCAGCACTGTTTGCTATCAACGGTCAAGTAGGGTGTGACTTTATTCCAGTGGGGCTATCACTTGGTGAAGCGAAGCCGGAAACGGTACAATATGGGGTACCAGCTGTTTTGTATAGCCGTCTCATTACAGGGGTTCTATCTGTTGTGATCGCATACGTTGCCAGCTTCGGTATGTATTAA
- a CDS encoding PTS glucitol/sorbitol transporter subunit IIA yields the protein MVTQSVVKEIGILVPQFKEDKLIVLFGPAAPQELRDMSVIHEFEHLEEEPLKLGGTIQVGDQTYTITAVGNKANDNFKELGHISIYFQEPFDDVLPGAVFASPHTFPDIKEGVRIEIS from the coding sequence ATGGTAACACAATCCGTCGTAAAAGAAATTGGGATTTTAGTCCCTCAATTTAAAGAAGATAAGCTGATTGTTTTATTTGGCCCCGCAGCGCCGCAGGAATTAAGAGATATGTCCGTCATTCATGAGTTCGAACATTTAGAAGAAGAACCGCTGAAACTGGGCGGTACCATTCAAGTGGGCGATCAAACGTACACGATCACAGCCGTCGGCAATAAAGCAAATGACAACTTTAAAGAGCTCGGCCATATTTCGATCTACTTCCAAGAGCCGTTTGATGATGTATTACCGGGAGCTGTTTTTGCATCCCCGCACACCTTTCCTGATATAAAAGAAGGCGTACGAATCGAAATTTCGTAA
- a CDS encoding ABC transporter ATP-binding protein produces the protein MSLELKNVSLKRNGKWLLQAVDWQVNKEEHWVLYGLNGAGKTALLNMLCSYYFPTSGEMTVLGHVFGKEALGEKLRKKIGLISAGLEKKLHRDDNAFEIVLSGAFASIGLYETPTDEIREKAIDLLKAFGSFKYANRTYETLSQGEKQKVLIARVLMNDPQLLILDEPVTGLDFLAREQVLETISFIASKSNAPTMLYTTHHAEEILPVFQHTLLLKDGTVFDQGETKEMMTSDLLSSFFECSVDVMWRNGRPHLSKV, from the coding sequence GTGTCACTGGAATTGAAGAATGTTTCTTTAAAACGAAATGGAAAATGGCTGCTTCAAGCTGTTGACTGGCAGGTGAACAAAGAAGAGCACTGGGTGCTTTACGGTTTAAATGGGGCGGGCAAAACCGCTTTATTAAATATGCTCTGCTCATATTATTTCCCTACGTCAGGTGAGATGACCGTGCTCGGACATGTCTTTGGCAAGGAGGCTCTTGGCGAAAAGCTCAGAAAAAAAATTGGCCTCATTTCTGCGGGACTTGAAAAGAAACTGCACAGAGACGACAATGCATTTGAAATTGTTCTTAGCGGAGCATTTGCTTCAATCGGGCTTTATGAAACCCCTACAGATGAAATAAGAGAGAAAGCCATTGATCTATTAAAAGCATTTGGTTCATTCAAATATGCTAACCGGACATATGAAACTCTCTCGCAAGGAGAAAAGCAAAAAGTCCTGATTGCGAGGGTTTTAATGAATGATCCGCAGCTTTTGATTTTAGATGAGCCTGTGACAGGTCTTGATTTTTTAGCAAGAGAACAAGTGCTGGAGACCATCTCATTCATTGCTTCAAAGTCTAATGCACCGACTATGCTCTACACGACCCATCATGCAGAAGAGATTCTGCCAGTTTTTCAGCACACTTTATTATTAAAAGATGGGACCGTATTTGATCAAGGAGAAACAAAAGAAATGATGACAAGCGACTTGCTTTCGTCCTTCTTTGAATGTTCGGTAGATGTGATGTGGAGAAATGGCCGTCCGCATTTAAGTAAAGTGTAG
- a CDS encoding YlmC/YmxH family sporulation protein, with translation MISISEFQIKDVVDVSSGKKLGTIGDIDINVTSGKIQAIIIGGTGKMMGFFGKEEEMIVPWRNIVKIGEDVILVRLSS, from the coding sequence ATGATCAGTATTTCTGAATTCCAAATCAAGGATGTCGTCGATGTGTCGAGCGGGAAAAAACTAGGCACCATTGGCGACATTGATATTAATGTCACGAGCGGTAAAATACAAGCAATCATTATTGGCGGCACAGGTAAAATGATGGGATTTTTCGGAAAAGAAGAGGAAATGATTGTGCCGTGGCGAAATATAGTAAAAATTGGCGAAGATGTAATACTTGTCCGATTGTCTTCTTAA
- the pgeF gene encoding peptidoglycan editing factor PgeF produces MTYKYDPFQQKSPYAMTIHDWTNMTCSGKEVLAGFTTKNGGFSLSPYQSLNTGLHVGDDASSVQMNRQVIADDAAVPLSDWVFADQTHEDRIKKVTKEQRGRGSLHYHEALPGTDGLYTSEPNMMLALCFADCVPLYFLAPQNGLIGTAHAGWKGTVKQIGAKMVDVWINREGVKTDQIQVVIGPSIGSCCYIVDDVVLNQVKQLHFSTDDVYSEISQGQYKLDLKTLNKNVLLHAGIKEENIHVSSMCTSCNEQLFFSHRRDQGKTGRMMSFVGFKEA; encoded by the coding sequence TTGACATACAAATATGACCCCTTTCAGCAGAAATCACCTTATGCAATGACCATTCATGATTGGACGAACATGACATGTTCTGGTAAAGAGGTATTGGCCGGATTTACGACAAAAAATGGCGGATTCAGCCTTTCTCCATATCAATCATTGAACACTGGACTCCATGTAGGAGATGATGCTTCTAGTGTCCAAATGAATCGTCAAGTCATAGCAGATGATGCTGCTGTGCCGCTCTCTGATTGGGTGTTTGCAGACCAAACACACGAGGACCGCATCAAGAAAGTCACCAAAGAACAAAGAGGAAGAGGAAGTCTTCATTATCACGAGGCACTGCCTGGAACAGACGGCTTATATACGTCTGAACCGAACATGATGCTCGCTCTTTGTTTCGCTGACTGCGTTCCGCTTTATTTTCTAGCTCCGCAAAATGGACTCATTGGAACAGCCCATGCTGGATGGAAAGGAACCGTCAAGCAAATTGGTGCAAAGATGGTTGATGTATGGATCAACCGAGAAGGTGTCAAGACCGATCAAATACAAGTCGTCATTGGACCATCCATTGGCAGCTGCTGCTACATAGTTGATGACGTGGTCTTGAATCAAGTGAAACAGCTTCACTTTTCAACAGATGATGTGTATTCCGAGATTTCACAAGGACAATATAAATTAGACTTAAAAACATTAAACAAAAACGTATTGCTTCATGCAGGAATAAAAGAAGAAAACATACATGTCAGTTCGATGTGCACAAGCTGCAATGAACAGCTTTTCTTCTCACACCGTCGTGATCAAGGAAAAACAGGACGTATGATGTCTTTTGTCGGGTTTAAGGAGGCATAA
- a CDS encoding YggS family pyridoxal phosphate-dependent enzyme has protein sequence MNVRENLRQINEQINEACKRAGRNPADVSVVAVTKYVSVERALEAKKAGILHFGENRDQGLLEKQAAITDENISWHFIGSLQTRKVKSVIQTIDYLHSLDRMSLANEIEKRADHTVRCFVQVNTSQEESKHGLQSEDVIPFVKQLADFRHIEIAGLMTMAPFTDDHTVIRNCFKTLKHLQEEVKHLNQVNAPCQHLSMGMSNDFEIAIEEGATFVRIGSSLVGNETGGA, from the coding sequence TTGAATGTACGAGAGAATCTCAGACAAATAAATGAACAAATCAACGAAGCATGTAAAAGAGCTGGCCGGAACCCAGCGGATGTATCCGTCGTTGCTGTCACAAAGTATGTCTCGGTTGAACGGGCACTAGAAGCCAAGAAAGCAGGAATTTTGCACTTTGGTGAAAATCGTGATCAAGGGTTACTTGAAAAACAAGCGGCCATAACCGATGAAAACATTAGCTGGCACTTCATCGGCAGTTTACAAACACGAAAAGTGAAATCTGTCATTCAAACAATTGACTACTTACATTCGCTCGACAGGATGTCTCTTGCGAATGAAATTGAAAAAAGAGCGGATCACACGGTTCGCTGCTTTGTACAGGTGAATACATCGCAGGAGGAGTCAAAACACGGCTTACAAAGTGAAGACGTGATCCCATTTGTCAAACAGCTCGCTGATTTCAGACACATTGAAATTGCTGGACTGATGACGATGGCTCCATTTACAGATGATCACACTGTGATTCGAAACTGCTTTAAAACATTAAAACATCTTCAAGAAGAAGTAAAACATCTTAACCAAGTAAATGCACCTTGTCAGCATTTATCGATGGGCATGTCAAATGATTTTGAAATCGCAATTGAAGAAGGTGCGACATTCGTTCGGATTGGCTCTTCACTTGTTGGAAATGAAACAGGAGGTGCGTGA
- the sepF gene encoding cell division protein SepF yields MSIKNKFKSFFTLDDEEYEYEYIDEEREPAQEEKSTKDKAAFQERPQTGKQNVVSLQSVQKSSKVVLSEPRVYAEAQEIADHIKNRRAVVVNLQRIQHDQAKRIIDFLSGTVYAIGGDIQRIGSNIFLCTPDNVDVSGTISELLTEEEPQRW; encoded by the coding sequence ATGAGCATAAAAAATAAGTTTAAAAGCTTTTTCACTCTCGACGATGAAGAGTATGAGTACGAATATATTGATGAAGAAAGAGAACCAGCTCAAGAAGAAAAAAGCACAAAGGACAAAGCGGCATTTCAAGAGCGTCCACAGACAGGAAAACAAAATGTCGTCAGCTTGCAAAGCGTGCAGAAATCCTCTAAAGTGGTGTTAAGTGAGCCGCGTGTTTATGCAGAAGCGCAGGAGATTGCAGACCATATTAAAAACAGACGTGCAGTCGTCGTAAATTTGCAGCGCATTCAGCACGATCAAGCAAAGCGAATCATCGATTTCTTAAGTGGAACTGTTTATGCAATCGGTGGAGACATCCAGCGTATTGGCTCGAATATATTCCTCTGCACACCTGATAATGTGGATGTATCTGGCACAATATCAGAGCTATTGACAGAGGAAGAACCTCAGAGGTGGTAA
- a CDS encoding YggT family protein gives MILYYIFQFLQTALTIYSFAIIIYIFMSWVPSARETSIGRFLTNICEPYLEPFRKIIPPIGMIDISPIVALLVIRFASLYGLTGLYNMIARFM, from the coding sequence GTGATTCTATATTACATTTTCCAGTTTTTACAAACTGCATTAACGATTTATTCATTCGCGATTATTATTTACATCTTCATGTCATGGGTGCCATCTGCAAGAGAAACATCAATTGGGCGTTTCCTGACAAATATTTGCGAACCGTATTTAGAACCATTTCGTAAAATTATTCCGCCAATTGGCATGATTGACATCTCGCCAATTGTGGCATTGCTTGTGATTCGTTTTGCATCATTATATGGACTAACTGGTCTTTACAATATGATTGCACGCTTCATGTAG
- a CDS encoding RNA-binding protein, which translates to MSDIYQHFRKEEQPFVDQVLGWKKIALDQYRMKLTDFLDPREQFITESVIQHADDLRIMFFGGYEGAERKRALIYPEYLEPDIQDVELSYFQVNYAKKFISLEHPKLLGSLIGTGLKRQKFGDLLFSEEDVQFICTSDVADFVRAQLTHVGRASVSLEEITQNDLKPVMSKSDIKEDTISSLRLDAICAAVSRQSRQKAQLLVKNGLVKVNWKVTEDPSFTIGEGDQLSVRGFGRFSLKTIDGKTKKDKFKVTFELLT; encoded by the coding sequence ATGAGCGATATTTATCAACATTTTAGAAAAGAAGAACAGCCATTTGTCGACCAAGTGTTAGGCTGGAAAAAAATCGCACTCGACCAGTATCGAATGAAATTAACAGACTTTCTTGATCCGCGTGAGCAGTTTATTACCGAGTCCGTCATTCAGCATGCTGATGACCTTAGGATCATGTTTTTTGGCGGGTATGAAGGAGCGGAGCGTAAAAGAGCTCTCATTTATCCTGAATATTTAGAACCTGATATTCAGGATGTTGAACTGTCTTATTTTCAAGTGAACTATGCGAAAAAGTTTATTTCCTTAGAACATCCGAAGCTTCTTGGTTCACTGATTGGGACAGGCTTGAAGCGTCAAAAATTTGGAGATCTGTTATTTTCAGAGGAAGATGTGCAGTTTATTTGTACGAGTGATGTTGCCGACTTTGTTCGGGCGCAGCTGACGCATGTCGGCAGAGCATCCGTTTCATTAGAGGAAATCACGCAGAACGATTTAAAGCCGGTTATGAGCAAGAGTGACATCAAAGAAGATACCATTTCTTCACTAAGGCTTGATGCGATATGTGCTGCAGTTAGCCGTCAGTCTCGGCAAAAGGCACAGCTTTTGGTCAAAAACGGGCTTGTCAAAGTTAACTGGAAAGTCACTGAGGACCCTTCCTTTACAATCGGCGAAGGCGATCAGCTCTCTGTTCGGGGATTTGGCCGCTTTAGCTTGAAAACGATTGATGGGAAGACCAAAAAAGATAAATTTAAAGTAACATTTGAGCTTCTGACATAA
- a CDS encoding DivIVA domain-containing protein: protein MPLTPNDIHNKTFTKSFRGYDEDEVNEFLSQVRKDYEIVLRKKNELEEKVNELDERLGHFATIEETLNKSILVAQEAAEDVKRHSDKEAKLIIREAEKNADRIINEALSKSRKIAMEIEELKKQSKVFRTRFQMLIEAQLDLLKNDDWDHLLEYEVDAVFDEKE, encoded by the coding sequence TTGCCATTAACACCTAATGATATTCATAATAAAACGTTCACAAAAAGCTTTCGCGGATATGACGAAGATGAAGTAAATGAGTTTTTGAGCCAAGTGCGTAAAGATTATGAAATCGTACTTCGTAAAAAGAACGAACTTGAAGAAAAAGTAAACGAGCTTGATGAAAGACTTGGTCATTTTGCGACAATTGAAGAGACACTAAACAAATCGATTCTTGTAGCGCAAGAAGCAGCAGAAGACGTCAAACGTCATTCTGATAAAGAAGCAAAATTGATTATTCGTGAAGCAGAGAAAAATGCAGATCGTATTATCAACGAAGCGCTATCAAAATCAAGAAAGATTGCGATGGAAATCGAAGAGCTCAAGAAGCAGTCGAAAGTCTTTAGAACTCGCTTCCAAATGCTCATCGAAGCTCAGCTTGATCTTCTGAAAAATGATGATTGGGATCATTTACTGGAATATGAAGTTGACGCTGTCTTTGACGAAAAAGAATAA